In the Arachis ipaensis cultivar K30076 chromosome B10, Araip1.1, whole genome shotgun sequence genome, one interval contains:
- the LOC110268402 gene encoding uncharacterized protein LOC110268402: MSPFRIVFGKPCHLPVEIQHRAYGAVKNCNPDLKGAGMEHKLQLEELECLRLKVYENAQFYKEKAKAFHDQNIRRKNFKIGDEVLVYNSRLRLMPGKLRSRWDGPFKVVDVKSYGVVEVIHPTNGVKFKVNGHRVKLYYIQPKNAKELEIFLLGEVSK, from the coding sequence atgagccccttccgtatTGTTTTTGGGAAGCCCTGTCACCTTCCGGTTGAAATCCAGCATAGAGCCTATGGGGCGGTGAAGAATTGCAATCCTGACTTAAAGGGGGCGGGAATGGAACATAAGCTTCAATTGGAGGAATTAGAATGCCTTAGGTTGAAAGTGTATGAGAACGCTCAGTTCTACAAGGAAAAAGCTAAGGCATTCCATGACCAAAATATCAGGAGGAAGAACTTCAAGATAGGTGACGAAGTGCTTGTGTATAATTCAAGATTGCGATTGATGCCCGGaaaattgagatcaagatgggacggGCCATTTAAGGTGGTAGATGTCAAGTCTTATGGTGTAGTGGAGGTGATTCACCCTACCAATGGAGTGAAGTTCAAGGTTAATGGTCATAGGGTGAAGCTTTATTACATTCAACCCAAAAATGCCAAGGAGTTAGAGATTTTCCTCCTTGGTGAAGTTTCCAAGTGA